A genome region from Flavobacterium sp. CFS9 includes the following:
- the cobA gene encoding uroporphyrinogen-III C-methyltransferase encodes MLNIKPKVTLVGAGPGDPDLLTLKAVKALAGANVVLYDALANEEILAYAPKNAIRIFVGKKIGNHAYTQDQINQLIVDNALTYGNVVRLKGGDPFIFGRGSEEIEFIESFGIETFVVPGISSVVAVPASQGISITKRGVSESFWAITGTTSDRKLSSDVALAARSSATVVILMGMHKLSQIIDLFQKENKGNLPVAIIQNGTMPDEKVGVGTVNSILEIVKEKKLSSPAIIVLGEVVRESNKLKGFYEEFLSKEMVR; translated from the coding sequence ATGCTTAATATCAAACCAAAAGTAACTTTAGTTGGTGCGGGTCCCGGCGATCCGGATTTGCTTACGCTGAAAGCTGTAAAAGCACTTGCTGGAGCGAATGTGGTTTTGTATGATGCATTGGCCAATGAAGAAATATTAGCGTATGCTCCTAAAAATGCGATTCGGATTTTTGTCGGGAAAAAAATAGGCAATCACGCTTATACGCAGGATCAGATCAATCAGCTGATAGTGGATAATGCTTTGACCTACGGAAATGTAGTCCGCTTAAAAGGTGGTGATCCGTTTATTTTCGGACGTGGAAGTGAAGAAATTGAATTCATCGAAAGTTTTGGAATCGAGACGTTCGTAGTTCCCGGAATATCTTCGGTAGTGGCAGTTCCGGCAAGTCAGGGAATATCAATCACCAAAAGAGGTGTTTCCGAAAGTTTTTGGGCTATTACCGGTACAACTTCCGACAGGAAATTATCTTCAGACGTTGCTTTGGCCGCACGGTCCTCTGCAACCGTCGTAATTTTGATGGGGATGCATAAATTGTCTCAGATTATTGATTTGTTTCAAAAAGAAAACAAAGGAAATTTGCCCGTTGCGATCATTCAGAACGGAACAATGCCCGATGAAAAAGTGGGTGTAGGAACTGTAAATTCGATTTTGGAAATTGTAAAAGAGAAGAAACTGAGCTCACCGGCAATTATTGTGCTTGGAGAAGTTGTCCGCGAAAGCAATAAACTAAAAGGATTTTACGAAGAATTTCTGTCCAAAGAAATGGTGAGGTAG
- a CDS encoding bifunctional precorrin-2 dehydrogenase/sirohydrochlorin ferrochelatase, producing the protein MEQNELYPVFLKLHNLNVLIVGAGNVGLEKLSFLLKSSPNANVEVVAPNFHLEIKVLAEKHPSITLTQSKFKKRMLKRRHMVIACTDDLKVNKKVYELSRKRYLICNIADTPDLCDYYLGGIVTKGNVKIAISTNGKSPTTAKRLREFFEEVIPEDINKMVENLNEYRKTLKGNFEDKVRKMNEITASLKNKE; encoded by the coding sequence ATGGAACAAAACGAATTATATCCCGTATTCCTGAAGCTTCACAATTTAAATGTTCTGATTGTTGGCGCTGGAAATGTAGGGTTAGAAAAGCTCTCTTTTTTACTAAAGTCGAGCCCCAATGCAAATGTTGAGGTAGTAGCCCCAAATTTTCATCTGGAAATAAAGGTTTTGGCTGAGAAACATCCTTCGATTACCTTAACCCAATCGAAGTTTAAAAAGAGAATGCTTAAAAGACGTCACATGGTAATCGCCTGTACGGATGATTTAAAAGTCAATAAAAAGGTCTATGAATTATCCCGAAAGCGTTATTTGATTTGCAATATTGCAGACACACCGGATTTATGTGATTATTATTTAGGAGGAATCGTAACTAAAGGCAATGTGAAAATTGCCATTTCGACCAACGGAAAATCGCCAACAACAGCCAAAAGACTTCGTGAGTTTTTTGAAGAGGTAATTCCGGAGGATATCAATAAAATGGTCGAAAACCTTAATGAATATCGAAAGACATTGAAAGGTAATTTTGAAGACAAGGTTAGAAAGATGAACGAAATAACCGCTTCATTAAAAAATAAAGAGTAA
- a CDS encoding NAD(P)/FAD-dependent oxidoreductase, translating into MIKTDILIIGAGPTGLFAVFEAGLLKLKCHILDALPQAGGQLSELYPKKPIYDIPGFPEVLAGDLIDGLMEQIKQFEPGFTLGERAETIEKQEDGSFIVTSNKGTKFHAPVIAIAGGLGSFEPRKPLIEDIEFYEDKGVKYFIKNPEKFRNKKVVIAGGGDSALDWSIFLANVASEVTLIHRRNEFRGALDSVEKVQELKTAGKIKLITPAEVIGINGAEHVESLDIEENGAHRKIETDYFIPLFGLTPKLGPIGDWGLEIEKNAIKVNNALDYQTNIPGIFAIGDVNTYPGKLKLILCGFHEATLMCQAAYQIINPGKKYVLKYTTVSGVDGFDGTRKEAPKAVVKAIV; encoded by the coding sequence ATGATTAAAACAGATATACTTATAATTGGAGCAGGCCCAACAGGATTATTTGCCGTTTTCGAGGCAGGATTATTAAAATTAAAATGCCATATTTTAGATGCTTTACCACAAGCAGGAGGACAACTTTCAGAATTGTACCCAAAAAAACCTATTTATGACATTCCTGGATTCCCTGAAGTATTGGCAGGAGATTTAATCGATGGGTTGATGGAGCAAATCAAACAATTCGAGCCTGGTTTTACCTTAGGAGAGCGTGCAGAAACGATTGAGAAACAAGAAGACGGAAGTTTTATTGTGACTTCAAATAAGGGAACTAAATTTCATGCACCGGTTATTGCTATTGCAGGAGGTTTGGGAAGTTTTGAGCCACGTAAACCACTTATTGAAGATATCGAGTTTTACGAAGATAAAGGAGTAAAATATTTCATCAAAAATCCGGAGAAATTCAGAAATAAAAAAGTGGTAATCGCCGGAGGAGGAGATTCAGCTTTAGACTGGAGTATCTTTTTAGCGAATGTAGCTTCAGAAGTTACGTTGATTCACCGTAGAAACGAATTTAGAGGAGCTTTAGATTCTGTAGAAAAAGTACAGGAATTGAAGACAGCCGGAAAAATTAAATTAATCACACCGGCAGAGGTAATCGGAATCAATGGTGCTGAGCATGTTGAATCATTAGATATCGAAGAAAACGGAGCACACCGTAAAATCGAAACAGACTATTTTATTCCGCTTTTCGGATTAACACCTAAATTAGGGCCAATCGGTGACTGGGGATTAGAAATAGAGAAAAATGCTATTAAAGTAAATAATGCATTGGATTATCAAACTAATATTCCGGGAATCTTCGCTATTGGAGACGTAAACACTTACCCGGGAAAATTAAAACTGATTCTTTGTGGATTTCACGAAGCTACTTTAATGTGTCAGGCTGCTTATCAGATCATTAATCCTGGTAAAAAATACGTTTTAAAATATACTACTGTTTCTGGTGTAGACGGTTTCGACGGAACTCGTAAAGAAGCTCCAAAAGCAGTTGTTAAAGCGATAGTTTAA
- a CDS encoding homocysteine S-methyltransferase family protein, producing the protein MSITIQEAIKKNILILDGAMGTMLQRYNFSEEDFRGERFKDFPHPLKGNNDLLSITQPQAIRDVHAAYFEAGADIVETNTFSGTTISMADYFLEDLVYELNYESAKIAREVADEFTAKNPDKPRFVAGSIGPTNRTASMSPDVNDPGYRAVTFDDLRIAYKQQAEALMDGGCDLLLVETIFDTLNAKAALFAIEEVKEERNLDIPIMVSGTITDASGRTLSGQTVEAFLISVSHIPLLSVGFNCALGADLLKPYLKTLSQHTQFNVSAHPNAGLPNAFGQYDETPEQTQALIKEYLDDNLINIIGGCCGTTPDHIRLIAEVAKDYKPRVAPVFV; encoded by the coding sequence ATGTCAATAACAATTCAGGAAGCAATAAAAAAAAATATCCTAATCCTTGACGGAGCAATGGGAACGATGTTGCAGCGCTATAATTTCTCAGAAGAAGACTTCAGAGGAGAGCGTTTCAAAGATTTTCCGCATCCGTTAAAAGGAAACAACGATTTACTATCCATAACACAACCACAAGCAATCCGCGATGTTCATGCCGCTTATTTTGAAGCTGGTGCGGACATCGTAGAAACCAATACTTTTTCAGGAACTACGATCAGTATGGCCGACTATTTCCTGGAAGATTTGGTTTATGAACTAAACTATGAATCGGCTAAAATTGCCCGTGAAGTAGCGGATGAATTCACCGCTAAAAATCCGGACAAACCACGTTTCGTAGCGGGGTCAATCGGACCAACAAACCGTACGGCAAGTATGTCACCGGATGTAAACGATCCTGGTTACAGAGCTGTAACGTTTGATGATCTGCGAATTGCCTACAAACAACAGGCAGAAGCTTTAATGGACGGTGGATGTGATCTGTTATTAGTAGAAACCATTTTCGACACCTTAAATGCTAAAGCAGCACTTTTTGCCATTGAAGAGGTAAAAGAAGAACGCAATCTGGATATTCCAATCATGGTTTCAGGAACGATTACAGATGCTTCAGGAAGAACACTTTCAGGACAGACGGTTGAAGCATTCCTGATTTCGGTTTCGCACATTCCGTTATTGAGTGTAGGGTTCAATTGTGCTTTAGGAGCCGATTTGCTAAAACCATACCTTAAAACCTTATCACAGCATACACAGTTTAATGTTTCGGCACATCCAAATGCAGGTTTGCCAAACGCTTTCGGACAATACGACGAAACTCCGGAGCAGACACAGGCCTTAATTAAAGAATATTTAGATGATAATTTAATCAATATTATTGGAGGCTGTTGCGGAACCACTCCGGATCATATTCGATTAATTGCTGAGGTGGCGAAGGATTATAAACCTAGAGTGGCACCGGTTTTTGTATAA